One stretch of Vibrio kanaloae DNA includes these proteins:
- a CDS encoding endonuclease/exonuclease/phosphatase family protein has translation MNKPNHITFATFNLLNYLEPPNAYYDFENIYSFDEWKKKQHWMAETIRSLDCDVIGFQEIFSPQSLEQLMNELGYPYFAVVDSAHVEDDYLYTSPVVGIASRYPIENVQPVRPDSTLLTAFNLGDKFSFNRTPVHTTITLPHLGSTDCYVVHFKSQRPTEPKAESVNVDNAQQGKKPQSDTLTRLHQEQLGSWLSSAQRGLEAQMLHQYITHQRYQTDQPVVLMGDFNKPLFNDEFKGLLSYSINRDENSKHWLSHFRLKDSWDLYHQLHEEDLLAQRKPTHYYGASGSVLDYILMSNEFDCQNSSSLMEISSYTVLDHHLINPSFEHDQFSTDHAIVAVTAHTREA, from the coding sequence TTGAACAAACCAAACCACATAACATTCGCAACGTTCAATCTTTTGAACTACCTCGAACCACCGAATGCTTACTATGATTTTGAGAACATCTACAGCTTCGATGAATGGAAGAAGAAACAGCACTGGATGGCTGAAACGATTCGTTCATTAGATTGTGATGTGATTGGCTTTCAAGAGATATTTAGCCCGCAGTCTTTAGAGCAGTTAATGAATGAACTTGGCTACCCTTACTTTGCAGTAGTCGATAGCGCACACGTTGAAGATGATTACCTATATACCTCACCTGTCGTTGGTATTGCTTCCCGTTACCCGATTGAAAACGTACAGCCTGTTAGACCAGATTCGACGTTACTGACAGCATTCAACCTTGGCGACAAATTCTCATTCAACAGAACGCCTGTTCACACAACGATTACGTTACCCCATTTAGGTTCAACCGACTGTTATGTGGTGCACTTCAAATCACAACGACCGACAGAACCAAAAGCAGAATCGGTCAATGTAGACAACGCTCAGCAAGGTAAAAAACCACAAAGTGACACGCTCACTCGCTTACACCAAGAACAACTTGGCTCTTGGTTATCCAGTGCCCAACGCGGTCTAGAAGCTCAGATGCTGCATCAATACATCACCCATCAACGCTACCAGACCGATCAACCTGTCGTGTTGATGGGTGACTTTAATAAGCCTCTATTCAACGACGAGTTTAAAGGACTGTTGAGTTACTCAATCAACCGAGACGAAAACAGCAAGCATTGGCTGTCCCACTTTCGCTTAAAAGACAGCTGGGATCTTTACCATCAGCTACATGAAGAAGACTTGCTTGCACAGCGTAAGCCGACCCATTACTACGGCGCTTCTGGTTCTGTGCTGGACTACATTTTGATGTCAAACGAGTTTGACTGTCAGAACTCCTCGAGTTTGATGGAGATCTCTAGCTATACAGTGTTAGACCATCACCTAATTAATCCAAGCTTCGAGCATGACCAATTCAGTACGGACCATGCCATCGTTGCTGTAACAGCTCATACACGAGAAGCGTAA
- the rbsD gene encoding D-ribose pyranase, with product MKKSTLINSELSYLVATLGHTDEITICDAGLPIPDHITRIDLALTHGVPSFHQTVKTMLDESQIEGVVIAEEFAKVSPEHHAALIDLIKTEEARCGKSLSITYITHEEFKQRTHESRAVIRTGECTPYANVIFQAGVTF from the coding sequence ATGAAAAAAAGTACTCTAATAAACTCTGAACTCTCTTATTTAGTGGCGACTCTTGGCCACACAGATGAAATCACGATTTGTGACGCGGGCTTACCGATTCCAGATCATATAACTCGCATTGATCTTGCTTTGACTCACGGTGTCCCAAGCTTTCATCAAACGGTAAAGACCATGCTGGATGAATCTCAAATCGAAGGCGTTGTGATTGCAGAAGAGTTTGCGAAAGTAAGCCCAGAGCACCACGCAGCGCTGATTGATTTAATCAAGACAGAAGAAGCACGTTGTGGCAAATCGCTTTCGATTACTTATATCACTCATGAAGAATTTAAACAGCGAACGCATGAAAGCCGCGCGGTGATTCGCACTGGTGAATGCACACCATACGCAAATGTTATTTTCCAAGCTGGCGTAACCTTTTAG
- the rbsA gene encoding ribose ABC transporter ATP-binding protein RbsA: protein MTQAILELSSIEKAFPGVKALDKASLNVYPGRVMALMGENGAGKSTLMKVLTGIYHLDGGTIAYQGKPAAFKGPRDSQQAGISIIHQELNLIPELTIAENIFLGREITGTMGRILWNEMYQEADKLLKRLNVKHSSKTPLGQLSLGEQQMVEIAKALSFESKVIIMDEPTDALTDTETESLFKVINELRDEGCGIVYISHRLKEIFEICDDITVLRDGKFIGQCEVNDTDEDGLIEMMVGRKLDEQYPRIRQSHGETCLEVIGLTGSGVHDVSFTLKRGEILGVSGLMGAGRTELMKVIYGALPSERGVINLENKTINPVSPKDGLTNGIAYISEDRKGDGLVLGLSVKENMSLCSLDLLTKSGQIQHQDEVMAVDDFIKLFNIKTPTREQIIGNLSGGNQQKVAIAKGLMTKPKVLILDEPTRGVDVGAKKEIYQLINKFKADGMSIILVSSEMPEVLGMSDRIMVMHEGRVSGEFDAKEANQELLLACAVGKKLNEDAA from the coding sequence ATGACTCAAGCCATTTTAGAACTTAGCTCAATTGAGAAAGCCTTCCCTGGTGTTAAAGCACTGGATAAGGCAAGCCTCAACGTTTACCCAGGACGCGTAATGGCGTTAATGGGTGAAAACGGTGCGGGTAAATCAACACTCATGAAAGTGTTGACGGGTATCTATCACTTGGATGGCGGCACTATCGCCTACCAAGGAAAACCTGCCGCATTTAAAGGGCCGCGTGATTCTCAACAAGCAGGCATTAGCATCATTCACCAAGAACTGAATCTAATTCCTGAGTTGACCATTGCCGAGAACATCTTCTTAGGTCGTGAAATCACGGGCACCATGGGTCGCATCTTGTGGAACGAGATGTACCAAGAAGCGGACAAGTTACTTAAACGCCTTAACGTAAAACACAGCTCAAAAACACCTTTAGGCCAGCTAAGTCTTGGTGAGCAGCAAATGGTAGAGATCGCGAAAGCCCTATCGTTTGAATCTAAGGTCATCATTATGGATGAGCCGACTGATGCGCTAACCGATACTGAAACTGAGTCTCTGTTTAAGGTGATTAACGAACTGCGCGATGAAGGCTGTGGCATTGTTTATATCTCTCACCGTTTGAAAGAGATCTTCGAGATTTGTGATGACATCACAGTGCTTCGTGACGGTAAGTTCATTGGTCAGTGTGAAGTAAATGACACCGACGAAGATGGCCTAATCGAAATGATGGTTGGCCGTAAGCTAGACGAGCAATATCCACGTATCCGCCAGAGCCACGGTGAAACCTGTCTTGAAGTGATTGGCCTGACGGGTTCTGGTGTTCACGACGTGAGCTTTACGCTAAAACGCGGTGAAATCCTGGGTGTATCTGGTCTAATGGGTGCGGGTCGTACCGAACTGATGAAAGTGATTTACGGTGCCCTTCCAAGTGAACGCGGCGTCATCAACCTGGAAAACAAAACCATTAATCCTGTGAGTCCAAAAGATGGTCTTACCAATGGTATTGCTTACATCTCTGAAGACCGTAAAGGCGATGGTTTAGTGCTTGGGCTTTCAGTGAAAGAGAACATGTCGCTATGTTCACTGGATCTACTGACTAAGAGTGGTCAAATTCAACACCAAGACGAAGTGATGGCGGTTGATGATTTCATCAAGCTATTCAACATCAAAACACCAACTCGCGAGCAAATTATTGGTAACCTTTCTGGTGGCAACCAACAGAAAGTGGCTATCGCTAAAGGGTTGATGACTAAACCAAAAGTATTGATTCTCGATGAACCAACTCGTGGTGTCGATGTCGGTGCTAAGAAAGAGATTTACCAACTCATTAATAAATTTAAAGCCGACGGCATGAGCATCATCTTAGTCTCATCTGAAATGCCAGAAGTATTAGGAATGAGTGACCGCATCATGGTGATGCATGAAGGCCGTGTAAGCGGTGAATTTGATGCTAAAGAAGCAAACCAAGAATTATTACTGGCGTGTGCGGTCGGTAAAAAGCTCAACGAGGACGCAGCATGA
- the rbsC gene encoding ribose ABC transporter permease, with protein MSTKTISKTTETEAPKKKPLISKEWLIDQKSLIALIFLIVVVSFLNPNFFTVDNILNILRQTSINAIIAVGMTLVILTAGIDLSVGSVLALCGAFAASMIGMEIPVMIAVPTALVAGAALGAISGVIIAKGKVQAFIATLVTMTLLRGVTMVYTDGRPISTGFTDTADAFAWFGTGYAMGIPVPVWIMVVVFAAVWYLLNHTRFGRYVYALGGNESATRLSGIDVDKVKIGVYAICGLLAAVAGIIVASRLSSAQPTAGMGYELDAIAAVVLGGTSLAGGRGRIMGTLIGALIIGFLNNALNLLDVSSYYQMIAKAVVILLAVLVDNKNK; from the coding sequence ATGAGTACTAAAACCATAAGCAAAACAACTGAAACTGAAGCGCCAAAGAAGAAACCGTTAATCAGTAAAGAGTGGCTGATTGATCAAAAGTCATTAATTGCTTTGATCTTCCTGATTGTTGTCGTTTCTTTTCTAAATCCGAATTTCTTTACTGTCGACAACATCCTAAACATTCTGCGCCAAACCTCTATCAACGCCATTATCGCAGTGGGTATGACGCTGGTTATCTTAACCGCAGGTATCGACTTGAGTGTTGGTTCGGTACTGGCACTTTGTGGTGCATTCGCAGCCAGCATGATTGGTATGGAAATCCCAGTGATGATCGCAGTGCCAACCGCTCTAGTCGCAGGTGCTGCATTAGGTGCTATCAGTGGTGTGATTATCGCCAAGGGTAAGGTTCAAGCCTTCATCGCAACACTAGTCACCATGACTCTATTGCGCGGCGTAACCATGGTTTACACAGATGGTCGCCCTATTTCAACGGGCTTCACTGACACAGCGGACGCATTCGCTTGGTTCGGTACAGGCTACGCAATGGGTATCCCAGTTCCAGTATGGATCATGGTCGTGGTATTCGCAGCAGTGTGGTACCTACTTAACCACACACGCTTTGGTCGTTACGTTTACGCACTGGGTGGCAACGAATCAGCCACTCGCCTATCAGGCATCGACGTAGATAAAGTAAAAATCGGCGTTTACGCAATCTGTGGTCTGTTAGCAGCAGTGGCAGGCATCATCGTGGCATCTCGACTGTCATCAGCTCAACCAACCGCAGGTATGGGTTATGAATTAGACGCCATCGCAGCCGTAGTTCTTGGCGGCACAAGCTTAGCCGGCGGTCGTGGCCGCATCATGGGCACATTGATTGGTGCATTGATTATCGGTTTCCTTAACAACGCCCTAAACCTGTTAGACGTATCTTCTTACTACCAGATGATTGCAAAAGCAGTGGTTATCCTTCTGGCAGTATTGGTCGACAACAAAAACAAATAA
- the rbsB gene encoding ribose ABC transporter substrate-binding protein RbsB has product MKKLATLISAALLSTTVSVSAQAQDTMAIVLSTLNNPFFVTMKDGAEAKAEELGYKLIVLDSQNDPSKELSNIEDLTIRGVKAILINPTDSDAVSNAIRIANRSNIPVLTLDRGASRGDVVSHIASDNVIGGEMAGHFIMEKVGEKAKVIQLEGIAGTSAARERGEGFMNAVNGSDLELLASQPADFDRTKGLNVMENLLAANPDVQAVFAQNDEMALGALRAVQASGKDVMIVGFDGTEDGIAAVNRGLLGATVAQQPDLIGSLGVEMADKVLKGETVDEYVPVPLKIIAK; this is encoded by the coding sequence ATGAAAAAATTAGCGACTCTTATTTCTGCTGCTCTTCTTTCTACAACGGTATCTGTGTCTGCACAGGCGCAAGATACAATGGCAATCGTTCTATCTACATTGAATAACCCATTCTTTGTAACCATGAAAGATGGCGCAGAAGCGAAAGCTGAAGAGCTAGGCTACAAGCTTATCGTTCTTGATTCTCAAAACGACCCAAGCAAAGAGCTTTCGAACATTGAAGATCTAACCATTCGTGGTGTTAAGGCAATCCTGATTAACCCTACAGATTCAGATGCAGTATCTAACGCTATTCGTATTGCTAACCGTTCAAACATCCCTGTACTAACGCTAGACCGTGGCGCGAGCCGTGGTGACGTAGTGAGCCACATTGCTTCTGATAACGTAATCGGCGGCGAAATGGCAGGTCACTTCATCATGGAAAAAGTAGGCGAGAAAGCGAAAGTAATCCAACTTGAAGGTATTGCTGGTACTTCTGCTGCTCGTGAACGTGGTGAAGGCTTCATGAACGCAGTAAACGGCAGCGACCTAGAGCTTCTAGCAAGCCAACCTGCTGATTTCGACCGTACTAAAGGCCTGAACGTAATGGAAAACTTGCTTGCAGCTAACCCAGACGTACAAGCAGTATTCGCTCAAAACGATGAAATGGCACTAGGTGCACTTCGCGCAGTTCAAGCTTCAGGTAAAGACGTAATGATCGTTGGCTTTGATGGCACTGAAGACGGCATCGCTGCTGTTAACCGTGGCCTACTTGGCGCAACGGTTGCACAACAGCCTGATCTAATCGGTTCTTTAGGTGTTGAAATGGCAGACAAAGTACTGAAAGGCGAGACAGTAGACGAGTACGTACCAGTACCTCTAAAAATCATCGCTAAGTAA
- the rbsK gene encoding ribokinase — protein sequence MTQLIVLGSVNADHVLQVPSFPRPGETLIGGNYQVIPGGKGANQAVAAARLNADIGFIACVGDDPFGINIRQDFAKDGINIDGVIVADNTPTGIAMIQVSATGENSICLSAEANDKLTCDQIEPHLEKIRGAKYLLTQLETPIEGIEYAAKVAKESGTKVILNPAPARPLSDSLLACVDVITPNETEAEVLTGITVTDNASAHQAALALHTKGIETVMITLGAKGVWVSHRGQGNKASEGELIAGFRVEATDTTAAGDTFNGALVTGLLEDMPLERAIKFAHAAAAISVTRFGAQTSIPSRAETDAFLAEQLSA from the coding sequence ATGACTCAACTGATTGTTTTAGGTAGCGTTAACGCTGACCACGTACTGCAAGTTCCTTCGTTCCCTCGTCCGGGTGAAACCTTGATTGGCGGTAACTATCAGGTCATTCCTGGCGGTAAAGGCGCAAACCAAGCCGTAGCAGCAGCAAGATTAAACGCAGACATTGGCTTCATCGCCTGTGTTGGTGACGACCCATTTGGCATCAACATTCGTCAAGATTTTGCTAAAGATGGTATCAACATCGACGGTGTGATCGTTGCAGACAACACGCCGACGGGCATCGCGATGATCCAAGTATCAGCAACCGGTGAAAACAGCATTTGTCTTTCAGCAGAAGCCAACGACAAACTGACTTGCGATCAAATCGAACCTCACCTAGAAAAAATCCGCGGCGCTAAATACCTACTGACTCAGCTTGAAACGCCAATTGAAGGCATTGAATACGCAGCAAAAGTAGCAAAAGAGAGTGGAACTAAAGTGATTCTTAACCCGGCTCCTGCTCGTCCATTATCAGATTCGCTGCTTGCTTGTGTTGACGTGATTACACCAAACGAAACCGAAGCTGAAGTGCTAACTGGCATTACCGTGACGGACAACGCATCTGCTCATCAGGCTGCGTTGGCTCTGCATACTAAAGGCATTGAAACGGTAATGATCACGCTAGGCGCGAAAGGCGTGTGGGTGAGTCATCGCGGTCAAGGCAATAAAGCTAGCGAAGGTGAATTAATCGCAGGCTTTCGTGTTGAAGCAACAGACACAACTGCCGCTGGTGACACTTTCAATGGCGCATTAGTCACAGGCTTGCTTGAAGATATGCCACTTGAGCGTGCGATTAAATTTGCCCACGCTGCAGCTGCTATCTCTGTGACACGCTTTGGAGCTCAAACCTCTATCCCAAGCCGTGCTGAGACCGATGCGTTTTTGGCAGAGCAACTGTCTGCTTAG
- a CDS encoding substrate-binding domain-containing protein — protein sequence MATMKDIARLAKVSTSTVSHVINKSRFVSEEIAERVNSAAKELNYAPSALARSLKMKQTKTLGMLVTTSTNPFFGEVVKGVERRCYEKGYNLILCNTEGDSERMKSSIDTLLQKRVDGLMLMCSTLEGEHIDVFDRYPELPVVVMDWGPMLFASDKIQDNSHQGGYMATKHLIDNGHSQIGCITGPLHRNQASSRYQGFKQAMEEANLEINPKWIVESNFECDGGFDSYQTLKTRGEMPSALFVSNDMMAMGVIHAAAQDGTSIPNDLSIIGYDDIHLSKYMTPALSTIHQPKHRLGKVAVDTLLSRLHTPDAYPQVVELEPTLVERSSVKTI from the coding sequence ATGGCAACAATGAAAGACATCGCACGGCTCGCAAAGGTTTCGACTTCTACCGTGAGCCACGTGATCAACAAATCACGCTTTGTCAGTGAAGAGATTGCTGAGCGTGTTAACAGTGCGGCTAAAGAACTAAACTATGCGCCGTCTGCATTGGCTCGCAGCTTGAAAATGAAGCAAACCAAAACCTTAGGAATGCTAGTGACCACATCCACCAACCCCTTTTTTGGTGAAGTAGTGAAAGGTGTGGAACGTCGTTGCTATGAAAAAGGCTACAATCTTATCTTGTGTAACACCGAAGGCGATAGCGAACGCATGAAATCCTCTATCGATACCTTGCTGCAAAAGCGTGTCGATGGCTTGATGCTGATGTGTTCTACCCTTGAAGGCGAACATATCGATGTATTTGATCGCTACCCAGAACTGCCTGTTGTGGTAATGGACTGGGGCCCTATGCTGTTTGCGAGCGATAAGATCCAAGATAACTCGCACCAAGGTGGCTACATGGCAACCAAACACCTGATTGATAACGGCCATTCTCAAATTGGTTGTATCACTGGTCCACTGCACCGCAATCAAGCTTCGTCTCGTTATCAAGGCTTCAAGCAAGCGATGGAAGAAGCGAATTTAGAGATCAACCCTAAGTGGATTGTTGAATCCAACTTTGAATGTGACGGTGGTTTTGACTCTTATCAGACATTGAAAACTCGTGGCGAAATGCCGTCTGCCTTGTTCGTCAGTAACGATATGATGGCGATGGGCGTGATTCACGCTGCGGCGCAAGATGGCACATCGATTCCGAATGATCTGTCTATCATTGGCTACGATGACATCCACCTGTCGAAGTACATGACACCCGCGTTAAGCACAATCCACCAGCCAAAGCACCGTTTAGGCAAAGTTGCAGTAGATACCCTTTTAAGCAGACTACACACTCCTGATGCTTACCCACAGGTTGTGGAACTCGAACCAACATTAGTCGAACGAAGCAGCGTAAAAACAATCTAG
- a CDS encoding Sbal_3080 family lipoprotein: protein MLNKIVLIFSILLISGCANNAILELQQLDSTKIENKSIQIIDDGRTKESIKHIIASKLDEYGFQYEVVDISQSNSSTTDNPKLTYSANWWWDMASYMRFLNVEIKDNKQTVALVKIDTVKCGGFDKFGSAQRRTEITLDLLLSNLTEEEANELICLGGQPNQ, encoded by the coding sequence ATGCTTAATAAAATCGTCCTGATTTTTTCAATACTACTCATATCTGGCTGTGCAAATAATGCCATCCTTGAACTTCAGCAGCTTGATTCAACTAAAATAGAAAATAAAAGTATCCAGATCATTGATGATGGACGCACTAAAGAGTCAATTAAACATATCATTGCAAGTAAATTAGATGAGTACGGTTTCCAATATGAAGTCGTCGATATTTCTCAATCTAATTCTAGCACTACTGATAACCCAAAACTGACCTACTCTGCAAATTGGTGGTGGGATATGGCTAGTTACATGCGCTTTCTAAATGTTGAAATAAAAGACAACAAGCAAACCGTAGCACTTGTGAAAATTGACACGGTAAAATGTGGTGGATTTGACAAGTTTGGTTCAGCTCAACGCCGCACAGAAATTACTCTAGATCTACTATTAAGTAATTTAACTGAAGAAGAAGCAAACGAGTTAATCTGTCTTGGCGGCCAGCCAAACCAGTAA
- a CDS encoding SH3 domain-containing protein, which yields MEVVTTQQHVSEYLNPFYLKRGDKVTLGEMDDEFPNWIFITNDTGEQGWAPIQYIEKVESSSLGVMLEDYDNVEIDTVIGEKLTVLHELNEWYRVSRSTCEIGWVPVRSVQRI from the coding sequence ATGGAAGTAGTTACTACTCAACAGCATGTCTCAGAATACCTAAATCCGTTTTATTTGAAGCGAGGCGATAAAGTAACGCTGGGTGAAATGGATGACGAATTTCCCAATTGGATTTTTATAACCAATGATACTGGTGAGCAAGGCTGGGCTCCAATTCAATATATAGAAAAGGTCGAAAGCAGCTCCTTAGGGGTAATGCTTGAAGATTATGACAATGTTGAGATCGATACCGTCATCGGTGAAAAGCTGACAGTGCTGCATGAACTCAATGAGTGGTATCGAGTTTCGAGATCAACATGCGAAATTGGCTGGGTACCAGTGCGCTCTGTACAACGTATTTAA
- a CDS encoding TIGR03643 family protein — MTLQEERASRIIEMAWEDRTPFEAIELQFGLNEAEVIRFMRSKLRSGSFKLWRSRVSGRLTKHQKLRSFDITRAYCPTQYKHR, encoded by the coding sequence ATGACTCTACAAGAAGAAAGAGCATCTAGAATTATTGAAATGGCATGGGAAGATAGAACTCCGTTTGAGGCGATAGAATTACAATTCGGCTTGAATGAAGCTGAGGTTATTCGCTTCATGCGTAGTAAACTGAGAAGCGGCAGTTTTAAATTGTGGCGCTCTCGAGTTTCGGGACGCTTAACCAAACACCAAAAACTGCGAAGCTTTGATATTACAAGAGCTTATTGCCCAACTCAGTACAAGCATCGTTAG
- a CDS encoding GFA family protein has product MSYAETSCLCGSVKITAESINPNFTVCHCQSCRTWGGAPFFAVKCGTQVKIEGENNVKMYKSSSWASRGFCTECGTHLFYKFKETGEYNMPVGLFPNLEGLKMDMQYFSDMRPSYYCFANETKEMTTEEIMAYFADKV; this is encoded by the coding sequence ATGTCTTACGCAGAGACTAGCTGCCTATGTGGTTCTGTAAAAATCACAGCAGAAAGCATCAACCCTAACTTCACAGTTTGTCATTGTCAGTCATGTCGAACTTGGGGTGGTGCACCATTTTTCGCAGTTAAATGTGGAACTCAAGTGAAAATCGAGGGTGAGAACAACGTTAAAATGTACAAGTCATCCTCTTGGGCTTCTCGTGGTTTCTGCACGGAGTGTGGAACTCATTTGTTTTACAAGTTCAAAGAAACAGGTGAATACAACATGCCAGTAGGCTTATTTCCAAACTTAGAAGGTTTGAAAATGGACATGCAATACTTTAGCGACATGCGCCCGAGCTATTACTGCTTTGCCAACGAGACTAAGGAAATGACTACAGAAGAAATCATGGCTTACTTTGCGGATAAGGTGTAA
- a CDS encoding IS110 family RNA-guided transposase, translating to MNTNTLQNINVGVDTGKSQLDIYIRPLDIYFTVPNTDKGISDAIKTIKKHKPQRVVIEATGRLEMPFILACDKAKLPYVVANPLRIKRFAEAIGQRAKNDRLDAALIAHYAERVQPELTKLKSENIRLMSDLVTRRNQLLTMQTMERNRLQILPKNISSTITPILTALKNQLEKVEAKIAKLIESSPEYQAKSTILQSMPGVGKVLAASLISNVPELGFITNKQASSLIGVAPITRESGRFKGKRMIKGGRPQVRTVMYMAMMSAIQCNPVFKATYERLLAAGKPKKVAIVACMRKMVVILNSMIRDGVMWDKGSAKN from the coding sequence ATGAATACAAACACACTTCAAAACATTAATGTTGGCGTTGATACTGGTAAGTCACAATTAGACATCTATATCCGTCCACTCGACATTTATTTCACCGTACCAAATACCGATAAAGGCATCAGCGATGCCATCAAAACCATTAAGAAACACAAACCTCAACGCGTCGTAATTGAAGCTACAGGTCGATTAGAAATGCCGTTCATACTCGCATGTGACAAAGCCAAATTACCTTATGTTGTTGCCAACCCACTACGTATTAAAAGGTTTGCTGAGGCTATTGGGCAACGTGCTAAGAATGACCGCTTAGATGCCGCGCTCATCGCACATTATGCCGAAAGAGTTCAACCCGAACTGACTAAGCTAAAAAGTGAAAACATACGCCTTATGAGTGACTTAGTCACGAGGCGGAACCAACTACTCACCATGCAAACCATGGAAAGAAACCGACTACAAATATTACCTAAAAATATCTCATCGACCATTACCCCGATTCTGACCGCTCTAAAAAATCAGCTTGAAAAAGTAGAGGCAAAGATAGCAAAACTGATTGAGAGCAGTCCTGAGTACCAAGCTAAGAGCACCATTCTTCAAAGCATGCCAGGCGTTGGAAAAGTCCTAGCCGCCTCCTTAATTAGCAATGTACCCGAACTCGGTTTTATTACTAACAAGCAAGCTTCTTCTCTCATTGGCGTAGCACCTATAACAAGAGAAAGTGGACGCTTTAAAGGCAAACGGATGATAAAAGGAGGTCGACCTCAAGTTAGAACCGTTATGTATATGGCAATGATGTCTGCCATCCAATGTAACCCCGTTTTTAAGGCTACTTATGAACGATTACTCGCGGCAGGTAAACCAAAAAAAGTCGCAATCGTTGCCTGCATGAGAAAGATGGTTGTAATACTTAATTCAATGATAAGAGACGGCGTAATGTGGGATAAAGGTAGCGCCAAAAATTAA
- a CDS encoding DUF2314 domain-containing protein produces the protein MELATYEKDGYFLENGELLNKEHPDTFWVPSSDARSSIKLGSIVKLIFNMLDPDSEEEVSIERMWVAVIALEKGLYVGTLDNDPYGNVLLKCGDEVVFGPEHIIDIYEE, from the coding sequence ATGGAATTAGCCACATATGAGAAAGACGGTTACTTTCTTGAGAATGGAGAGTTACTGAATAAAGAACACCCTGACACATTTTGGGTTCCTAGTTCTGACGCCCGATCTTCAATTAAGTTAGGATCTATTGTTAAGCTTATCTTCAATATGCTTGACCCTGACTCCGAAGAAGAGGTTTCCATTGAGCGAATGTGGGTGGCAGTCATAGCGCTAGAGAAAGGTTTGTATGTAGGTACATTGGATAACGATCCATATGGGAATGTATTACTTAAATGCGGTGATGAAGTCGTATTTGGTCCTGAACATATTATCGATATCTACGAAGAATAA